In Blastopirellula marina, a single genomic region encodes these proteins:
- a CDS encoding SMP-30/gluconolactonase/LRE family protein, translating into MISRLCLLLTLLTFLPVTPSLATEFGDIVTVAGTGHKELGKMDGPVDQVNIGQTFGVLIGPDGALYVTEVENHRVLRVDLQTKQVTTVAGNGTKGYSGDGGPATEAQLNEPYEVRFATNGDMYFVEMQNHLVRKVDAKTGTISTVAGTGKPGYSGDGGPALKAQFKQPHSIVLSEDDSTLYVADIQNHRIRAVDLKTGIVLSIAGNGEKKMPIDGETIAGKAMVGPRALYLDGDDLWIALREGHSVWRLDLKTGIVHHVACSGKQGYSGDGGSAKEATMNGPKGIVKAPNGNLYVVDTENQAIREIDVKNDRIRTVAGIGPKGRGYSGDNGPATEAKMDRPHGIGVGADNALYIGDTNNHRVRKVVPVSQ; encoded by the coding sequence ATGATTTCCCGCCTTTGCTTACTGCTAACCCTTCTCACGTTCTTGCCGGTCACCCCGTCGCTGGCCACCGAGTTCGGCGACATTGTCACTGTGGCCGGCACCGGTCATAAAGAGCTAGGCAAAATGGATGGCCCGGTCGACCAGGTCAACATTGGCCAGACGTTCGGCGTACTGATTGGTCCGGATGGCGCGCTGTATGTGACCGAAGTGGAAAACCACCGCGTGCTGCGTGTCGATCTGCAGACCAAGCAGGTCACAACCGTCGCAGGCAACGGCACCAAAGGGTACTCCGGCGACGGCGGCCCGGCGACCGAAGCGCAGCTCAACGAACCGTACGAAGTCCGTTTCGCCACCAATGGTGACATGTACTTTGTCGAGATGCAGAACCATCTCGTTCGCAAGGTCGACGCAAAGACCGGAACCATCTCGACCGTCGCAGGGACCGGCAAGCCTGGCTATTCCGGTGACGGCGGTCCGGCCTTGAAGGCGCAGTTCAAGCAGCCGCATAGCATCGTGCTGAGCGAGGACGACTCGACTCTTTACGTGGCCGACATTCAAAATCATCGCATCCGCGCCGTCGACCTGAAGACAGGCATCGTCCTGTCGATCGCCGGCAATGGGGAGAAGAAGATGCCGATCGACGGCGAGACAATCGCCGGAAAGGCGATGGTCGGACCACGCGCACTTTACCTCGATGGGGACGACTTGTGGATCGCGCTGCGGGAAGGTCACAGTGTCTGGCGGTTGGACTTGAAGACAGGCATCGTGCATCACGTGGCTTGCTCGGGCAAACAGGGTTATAGCGGCGATGGTGGCAGTGCCAAAGAAGCGACGATGAATGGTCCCAAGGGAATCGTCAAAGCACCCAACGGCAACTTGTACGTAGTCGACACCGAGAACCAGGCCATCCGCGAGATCGACGTGAAGAACGACCGCATTCGCACCGTGGCTGGTATCGGCCCGAAGGGGCGTGGTTACTCGGGCGATAATGGTCCGGCGACCGAAGCCAAGATGGATCGTCCCCACGGAATTGGTGTGGGGGCGGATAATGCCCTGTATATCGGCGATACGAACAATCACCGGGTTCGCAAAGTCGTGCCCGTCAGTCAATAA